A genomic window from Populus alba chromosome 19, ASM523922v2, whole genome shotgun sequence includes:
- the LOC140955163 gene encoding probable LRR receptor-like serine/threonine-protein kinase At1g07650, with translation MAPEYALYGYLTYKADVYSFGVVALEIVSGMNNVKFRRVENFVCLLDWVSSIFTKKWDIMEIVDPILGSEFNKKEVVRMINVALLCTNQSPALRPTMSRVVSMLEGKTDVEELVMVPSTLGDPSGYATALHNEFAPSSVNGSLSETQSLVKSSEGPSTASCSSSAQDLYPISKS, from the exons ATGGCAccggaatatgcattatatGGTTACTTAACTTACAAGGCAGATGTATACAGCTTTGGTGTTGTAGCATTGGAAATTGTTTCTGGGATGAACAACGTCAAATTTAGGAGGGTTGAGAATTTTGTATGCCTTCTAGATTGGGTAA gttctatatttacaaaaaaatgggACATAATGGAGATCGTTGATCCAATATTGGGGTCTgaattcaacaagaaagaaGTGGTTAGAATGATCAATGTAGCCCTGCTATGCACAAATCAGTCTCCAGCACTTAGACCTACAATGTCTAGAGTAGTGAGCATGCTTGAAGGAAAAACTGATGTCGAGGAACTAGTCATGGTTCCAAGCACATTGGGTGATCCATCAGGGTATGCTACGGCCTTACATAACGAGTTTGCTCCATCTTCTGTCAATGGAAGTTTAAGTGAAACTCAGTCCCTCGTGAAGTCATCAGAGGGACCATCGACTGCTTCTTGCTCTTCATCAGCCCAGGATCTTTATCCAATTAGTAAAAGCTGA